Part of the Myxococcales bacterium genome, CCGTCGAAACCCGACGGACACCTCGGCGTAAATAATCGGGTTGATGACCAGGATCGTCCGTTCGGCCGCCCGGGCGATTTGTTCGCTGGACCAGTCGAACCAGCGCGGATCCTCGGTGAGCAGATCCAATAGCACGTTGCTGTCGACCAGGACGGGTTTCATCGGCCGCGCGTCAACGCCATGATTTCGTCGGTGGTCATCTTGACCGTCGCGCGCCCCCGCAAGCGTTGGGCGATCAACTCGCCCCGCGTGGCCTTTTTCGCCTTGCCGGCGCGAACGATTTTCACCGCGTTGCCCTCGACTTTGAATTCGACTTCGGTCTCCGGCAGCAACCCCAGCTTTTTACGGATTTCCAGGGGAATCGTCACCTGGCCCTTGGTCGTGATGCGCATGGCCGACTCCTTTTCTTACCAGTAAGAGTAATACTCGTCGCCGGTGAAATCAAACCAGGAAAACGAATCCGACGGCGGCCGTCGGTCGCCACCGGATTGATCGCGGGTCAGAGGCGAATCACCAGGTCCGAAATCGGGAACGCCACGCAGGCGTGGATGTAGCCGAATTGCCGGTCGGATTCGCGCAAGCCGGCGTTGGGCGGCATGAAGACCTCGCCGCTGAGCAGGCGCGTGCGGCAGGCGCTGCATTCGCCGGAGCGGCAGACCGCCGGGACGACCAGGCCGTGGCGTTCCAGCGAATTGAGCAACGGTTCGCCGGCAGGCGCCTGGATGGTCTGGTCGTTGACCTGCACGGTAAAGACCGTGGTCGGCTTGAGCTTCGCGGGCCAGCCGGGCACCTTGGTAATGTCGGCGGGCGGGCCGTAGAGCTCGCGTTTGATCTTGTGGCGCGGCACGCCCAGCTTGAGCAGTTCGGGAATGCAAAAATCGTACATCGCGTGCGGACCGCAGAGGTAGAAGGTTTTACCGGCGATCGCGCCGACTTCCTTCCGGATCAGCTTGGCGTCGATGAACCCCTTGAGGCCGCGGTAATTCTTCGGCGGTTCGCTGATGATCGAAGCGAAGCGGAAGCGCTCGTTTTTCTTGGCGAGCCGGGCCAGTTCCTCGCCGAAGATGACATCGTTCGTGCGGCGGCTGCCGTACAGCAGCGTGATTTTCCGCGGCCAGCCCTGCAATTCCATTTGCCGGATGATGCTCATGAACGGCGTGATGCCGCTGCCGCCGGCGACGAACACCAGATCCTCGCCGTCGATCAGCGGCTCGTGATAGAAGCTGCCCGCCGGACCGGTGCTGTCGAACGAATCGCCGACCCGGAACGCCTCGAGCAGGAACGGCGCCACGAAACCGCCCGGCACGTCGCGGACCGTCAGATCGAGGTACTCGACCCCCGGCGGCGAGGAAATGCTGTACGGCCGGCTGGTGTGCACGCCCTGCTGATTGACGAACAGGTTGATGTATTGCCCGGCGCGGAACGGCGGCGTGTCGCCGTCCACCCGCACCAGCCGGAAGGTCTTGGCGCTCGGCGTCTCGTCGATGATCAGCGTCACCCGCAGGCGCATGCGCGCCGGATGCAACGAATTCACGACGCGTTTGACCAGCGCGCGGTATTCCTCGGAAGTGTAATCCACGCCCATGCCCGGCCGGCGCAGGGTGTTCCACTCGTACATGGTTTTGGGGTACTGGCTCAGATCCTTCAGCATTTCGACCACGATGTTTTTCATCCTACGCCTCCTTCCCGGTCCGCTTGGTCTGCCGCAGAATCACCTCGCCCGCGATGCGGCCCGACATCATCGCCGGCTCGAAGCCGCCGCCGGGCGGCGTCCAGGCGCCGACGAAAAACAGGTTTTTCAGCGGGCCCCAATGCGGCAGGCGGAAGAAAGAGGAATCCTCGGGCGGTTGATCGAAGCCGTAGATGCTGCCGCCCATCGCGTTGGCGTAGCGCATGTTGGTGATAGGCGTGGACACCTCGACGACCTCCGCCGCGGCGCGCAGTCCCGGATAAAGGCGCTCGGCCAGGTCGATCATCTGGCCGGCAATGCGGTTTTTGGTGTCGACGTATTCGCGCGGCGGCACGTGGTACCAGGGGTCGGCGTAAGTCAGCAGGGTCAGGACGACCATCGACGTTCCCGGCGGCGAGATTTCCGGCAACACGGTGTTGTAGGCAGTGACGCTGATCTCCTGGGGCTCGTCGAGCGTCCGCATCTGGGCGTAATGCGCGTCGAAATCGTCGGTCACGTTGATGAAGACCTCGTGATTCGCCAGCCCCAGTTTTTCGGGGGGCACGGCCAGACCCAGATACACGTTGAATGACGACGGCCCGATGGTGCTCGACCGCAGGCGCCGCCAGAACTTCGCGGGGATTTTTTCCAGGCCGATCATTTCGCGGCAGGTCGTGACCGGGTCGGCGTTGGACACCACGGCGCCGGCGGCGATCTCGTCACCGTCGCAAGTCGCCACGCCGATCACCTTGCCGTTCCGGGTGAGAATGCGTTCGGCCGCGCAATTGAACCGCACCTCGCCGCCCGCTTTCTCCAGCACCGACACGAAAGCCTGCGACAGGGTCTGCGAACGTCCCTTGACGTGCGCCGGGCCGTAATCGAGGTACTCGGTGAGCATGGTGGCGAAATACAGGTAGGACGCCTTCGCGGGCGGCATGCCCATGTAGCCCCACAATTGCGACAGCACCGCGCGCGCCCGTTGGTCCTTCACGTCGCGGTTCAGCACCTGGCCCCAGGTGGTCAGCGCGTAGCGGGCCAGGTTCGGCAGGTTGAGCGGGATTTGCGCCAGCTGATC contains:
- a CDS encoding AbrB/MazE/SpoVT family DNA-binding domain-containing protein, whose protein sequence is MRITTKGQVTIPLEIRKKLGLLPETEVEFKVEGNAVKIVRAGKAKKATRGELIAQRLRGRATVKMTTDEIMALTRGR
- a CDS encoding 2Fe-2S iron-sulfur cluster binding domain-containing protein encodes the protein MKNIVVEMLKDLSQYPKTMYEWNTLRRPGMGVDYTSEEYRALVKRVVNSLHPARMRLRVTLIIDETPSAKTFRLVRVDGDTPPFRAGQYINLFVNQQGVHTSRPYSISSPPGVEYLDLTVRDVPGGFVAPFLLEAFRVGDSFDSTGPAGSFYHEPLIDGEDLVFVAGGSGITPFMSIIRQMELQGWPRKITLLYGSRRTNDVIFGEELARLAKKNERFRFASIISEPPKNYRGLKGFIDAKLIRKEVGAIAGKTFYLCGPHAMYDFCIPELLKLGVPRHKIKRELYGPPADITKVPGWPAKLKPTTVFTVQVNDQTIQAPAGEPLLNSLERHGLVVPAVCRSGECSACRTRLLSGEVFMPPNAGLRESDRQFGYIHACVAFPISDLVIRL
- a CDS encoding NAD(P)/FAD-dependent oxidoreductase yields the protein MSQNQYDVVVIGAGLGGLSAAAYLAKRGRRVLLLEKHNVPGGYATSFVRGRFEFEIALHELSGVGTAENPGPLYRYLKYLGITDQVEFVTIPDFYRSVFADYDVTLPLGREAYEQKLCAEFPAEADGIRRFLKRVYALGDELRFFNKLALSGRLPKVDQLAQIPLNLPNLARYALTTWGQVLNRDVKDQRARAVLSQLWGYMGMPPAKASYLYFATMLTEYLDYGPAHVKGRSQTLSQAFVSVLEKAGGEVRFNCAAERILTRNGKVIGVATCDGDEIAAGAVVSNADPVTTCREMIGLEKIPAKFWRRLRSSTIGPSSFNVYLGLAVPPEKLGLANHEVFINVTDDFDAHYAQMRTLDEPQEISVTAYNTVLPEISPPGTSMVVLTLLTYADPWYHVPPREYVDTKNRIAGQMIDLAERLYPGLRAAAEVVEVSTPITNMRYANAMGGSIYGFDQPPEDSSFFRLPHWGPLKNLFFVGAWTPPGGGFEPAMMSGRIAGEVILRQTKRTGKEA